One segment of Gammaproteobacteria bacterium DNA contains the following:
- the gloA gene encoding lactoylglutathione lyase: MRILHTMLRVGDLDRSLRFYTEILGMRLLRRQDYPAGEFTLAFVGYGDESAQAVIELTYNWGVDHYELGTGYGHIALEVDDVYQAAADVKARGGRILREAGPMNAGTTIIAFIEDPDGYPIELIGKKS; encoded by the coding sequence ATGCGAATTCTTCATACCATGTTGCGCGTGGGCGATCTGGATCGTTCCCTTCGTTTTTACACCGAAATCCTGGGCATGAGATTACTGCGTCGCCAGGATTATCCTGCCGGTGAGTTTACCTTGGCGTTTGTCGGCTACGGTGATGAGTCGGCGCAGGCGGTCATTGAACTCACCTATAACTGGGGCGTGGATCACTACGAACTCGGCACAGGGTATGGGCACATCGCCCTGGAAGTCGACGATGTGTACCAGGCCGCTGCGGACGTGAAGGCACGAGGCGGGCGTATTCTGCGCGAAGCTGGGCCGATGAATGCCGGGACGACGATCATTGCCTTTATCGAAGACCCGGATGGTTATCCGATCGAACTGATCGGGAAAAAGTCGTGA
- a CDS encoding PhoH family protein yields MNTPTYFQDLLLEPTDNARLANLCGHLDEHLRQIERRLGVEINNRGHEFRVIGDPAIVTMAVAVLEALYRSTGEETLTPAQVHLFLQEAGADALAEIQDLDTDEVLIRTRRGLIRGRGPNQQRYLWNIQHNDLNFGVGPAGTGKTYLAVACAVDALERNAARRLVLVRPAVEAGERLGFLPGDMAQKIDPYLRPLYDALYEMLGFERVTKLIERNIIEVAPLAFMRGRSLNDSFIILDEAQNTTVEQMKMFLTRIGFGSTAVVTGDVTQVDLPRHIQSGLRQVLQVLKEVEGISITFFNARDVVRHPLVQRIVNAYARYEQDNPT; encoded by the coding sequence TTGAATACCCCAACCTATTTTCAGGATTTGTTGCTCGAACCTACCGATAACGCCCGCTTGGCCAATCTTTGCGGGCATCTGGACGAGCATCTGCGCCAGATCGAACGTCGGCTCGGTGTGGAAATCAACAATCGTGGTCACGAGTTCCGGGTCATCGGTGATCCGGCGATCGTGACCATGGCCGTCGCCGTGTTGGAAGCCCTGTACCGTAGCACCGGCGAAGAAACGCTGACCCCAGCCCAGGTTCACCTATTCTTGCAAGAAGCGGGTGCGGACGCACTGGCCGAGATTCAGGATCTGGACACCGATGAAGTACTGATCCGCACCCGGCGTGGGTTGATTCGCGGGCGGGGTCCCAACCAGCAGCGGTATCTGTGGAATATTCAGCATAATGACCTGAATTTTGGCGTGGGTCCCGCTGGCACCGGCAAGACTTACCTTGCCGTCGCCTGCGCGGTGGATGCGCTGGAAAGAAACGCTGCCCGGCGGTTGGTTCTCGTGCGCCCGGCGGTGGAAGCGGGCGAACGGCTCGGTTTTCTGCCTGGCGACATGGCGCAGAAAATTGATCCCTACCTGCGTCCGCTCTACGATGCTTTGTACGAAATGTTGGGTTTCGAGCGAGTCACGAAGCTGATTGAGCGCAATATCATCGAAGTCGCGCCGCTGGCGTTCATGCGTGGTAGAAGCTTGAATGATTCCTTCATCATTCTCGACGAAGCGCAGAATACGACGGTGGAACAAATGAAAATGTTCCTGACCCGCATTGGCTTCGGCTCGACTGCTGTGGTCACCGGCGACGTGACCCAAGTCGATTTGCCGCGCCACATTCAATCCGGACTACGCCAGGTTCTACAAGTACTCAAAGAGGTAGAAGGCATCAGCATCACCTTTTTCAACGCCCGCGATGTGGTGCGCCACCCACTCGTTCAGCGCATTGTTAATGCCTACGCCCGCTATGAACAGGATAACCCCACATGA
- the ybeY gene encoding rRNA maturation RNase YbeY has product MTLELDLQIALEMPGLPAEIDFRCWAEAALTGAGYRKDAELTIRVVNEAEITALNETYRHKQGLTNVLSFPFEAPFGIESALLGDVVICAPVVLREAVSQEKSPEAHWAHLTIHGVLHLLGYDHDEAQGDIMESLEIRILSDLGYADPYGDPPDRS; this is encoded by the coding sequence ATGACTTTGGAACTGGATCTGCAAATTGCTTTGGAAATGCCTGGATTGCCGGCTGAAATTGATTTTCGCTGCTGGGCCGAAGCGGCGCTTACCGGCGCGGGCTATCGAAAAGACGCGGAACTCACCATTCGCGTGGTCAACGAAGCGGAAATTACCGCACTGAATGAGACCTACCGTCACAAGCAGGGGCTAACCAATGTGCTGTCTTTCCCCTTTGAAGCGCCGTTCGGGATTGAAAGTGCGTTGCTGGGCGACGTGGTGATCTGCGCGCCGGTAGTGTTGCGTGAAGCAGTCAGCCAGGAAAAATCTCCAGAAGCGCATTGGGCGCATTTGACGATTCATGGCGTTTTACACCTGCTGGGCTATGATCATGATGAGGCGCAAGGTGACATCATGGAGTCCCTGGAAATTCGCATTCTGTCCGATCTCGGCTATGCCGATCCCTATGGAGACCCCCCAGACCGATCATGA
- a CDS encoding D-tyrosyl-tRNA(Tyr) deacylase, with translation MIGLLQRVSEARVAVDGRVVGEIGAGLLALVGVERGDSKAQVDRLLERLLGYRVFADPEGKMNLSLRETSGGLLLVPQFTLAADTHKGMRPSFTPAAPPAEGERLFDYLVEQAARQHTPVAMGQFGAHMQVSLVNDGPVTFWLRAAPDR, from the coding sequence ATGATCGGGTTGCTGCAACGGGTCAGCGAGGCGCGAGTTGCGGTCGACGGGCGAGTTGTGGGCGAGATCGGCGCAGGATTGCTGGCGCTGGTCGGGGTTGAGCGCGGCGATAGTAAGGCCCAGGTTGATCGTCTTCTGGAACGGCTGCTCGGCTACCGGGTGTTCGCCGACCCCGAAGGCAAGATGAACCTGAGTTTGCGGGAGACCAGCGGCGGCCTGTTGCTGGTTCCGCAGTTCACCTTGGCCGCCGACACGCACAAAGGGATGCGCCCCAGTTTTACCCCCGCCGCGCCACCAGCAGAGGGCGAACGGTTGTTTGATTATCTGGTTGAGCAGGCCGCTCGGCAACACACCCCAGTCGCCATGGGCCAATTTGGCGCTCACATGCAGGTGAGTCTAGTGAATGACGGGCCGGTAACGTTCTGGCTGCGGGCTGCCCCGGATCGCTGA
- the pip gene encoding prolyl aminopeptidase, which translates to MRVLFPDIKPYATQRLAVDDLHTLYVEECGVSSGLPVLFLHGGPGAGCEPIHRRFFDPHRYRIVLFDQRGSGQSSPHAELRDNTTGHMVADIEKLREHLGIDRWLVFGGSWGSTLALVYAETHPERVLGLILRGVFLCRDWDIHWFYQEGASRLFPDPWERFIAPIPAAERYDLVRAYYSRLTSANELEQMRAAKAWATWEGATLTLESNPTVVEQFGEAHRALSLARIECHYFIHHCFMEANQLLRDAHRLRDIPGFIVHGRYDVICPFDNAWALHQVWPEAELRIAPTAGHAASEPGIVHELIDATEHFADRLT; encoded by the coding sequence ATGCGCGTCTTGTTTCCCGACATCAAACCTTACGCCACGCAACGTCTGGCCGTAGATGATCTACACACGCTCTACGTCGAGGAATGTGGCGTTTCCAGCGGGCTACCCGTGTTGTTCCTCCACGGCGGCCCAGGCGCCGGTTGCGAGCCGATACACCGGCGCTTCTTCGATCCTCATCGCTATCGCATCGTTTTGTTCGACCAGCGTGGCAGCGGCCAGTCCAGCCCGCACGCCGAGCTACGCGACAATACGACAGGACATATGGTGGCAGATATTGAAAAGCTGCGCGAACATCTGGGCATCGACCGCTGGCTGGTGTTTGGCGGTTCCTGGGGATCAACGCTGGCGCTGGTTTATGCCGAAACCCATCCTGAACGTGTGCTCGGACTGATCCTGCGCGGCGTCTTCCTGTGCCGGGACTGGGACATTCACTGGTTCTACCAGGAAGGAGCCAGCCGCTTGTTTCCTGATCCATGGGAGCGCTTTATCGCCCCGATTCCAGCGGCAGAGCGCTATGATCTGGTTCGCGCCTATTACAGCCGGCTGACCAGCGCCAATGAATTGGAGCAAATGCGAGCCGCTAAGGCGTGGGCGACCTGGGAAGGCGCGACGTTGACCCTGGAAAGCAATCCCACAGTAGTCGAACAGTTCGGAGAAGCCCATCGCGCCCTGAGCTTGGCGCGGATCGAATGCCACTACTTCATCCATCACTGCTTCATGGAAGCGAATCAACTCCTGCGTGACGCCCACCGGTTGCGCGATATTCCTGGTTTCATTGTCCACGGTCGTTACGACGTGATTTGCCCGTTTGATAACGCCTGGGCGCTGCATCAGGTCTGGCCGGAGGCGGAATTGCGGATCGCGCCAACTGCTGGGCACGCCGCCAGCGAACCGGGGATTGTTCATGAATTGATCGACGCCACCGAGCATTTCGCAGATCGGCTGACATGA
- a CDS encoding DUF1992 domain-containing protein has product MHLIDRIAETRIQEAIDQGELRGLPGEGQPLHLEDDSAIPEELRAAYRLLKNAGFLPPELQWRRELSEAEQLLQQLPECERSRARARLELLQLRLAAHRRQPMNLLLEDQYRQRLLERLSESDP; this is encoded by the coding sequence ATGCATCTCATTGACCGGATTGCCGAGACCCGCATTCAAGAAGCGATTGATCAGGGCGAACTGCGCGGCTTGCCCGGCGAAGGTCAACCGCTGCATTTGGAAGATGACTCGGCCATTCCGGAAGAATTACGTGCGGCCTATCGTCTGCTCAAGAATGCCGGATTTTTGCCGCCGGAATTGCAATGGCGTCGGGAATTGAGTGAAGCCGAACAGCTGTTGCAGCAACTTCCCGAATGCGAGCGGAGCCGCGCCCGCGCCCGTCTGGAACTGCTGCAACTCCGCTTGGCCGCTCATCGTCGCCAACCGATGAATCTCTTGCTGGAAGATCAGTACCGACAACGCTTGCTGGAGAGGTTGAGTGAATCCGATCCTTGA
- a CDS encoding CBS domain-containing protein: MNDERSEPSPKSWLERLSLALMGEPKDRDALMGMLRDAQQRELLDIDALTMMEGVIKVSELQVRDVMIPRAQMVILENDWSLERLIAEIVESGHSRLPVIDENKDNIIGILIVKDLLAHAFDRREDFNLNALLRPAKFIPESKRLNTLLKEFRGNRLHMAIVVDEYGGVAGLVTIEDVLEEIVGEIDDEHDIEEEGAFIRPQGEAFVVKALTPVEDFNKYFHAQLSDERADTVGGLVMTELGRLPKGGESVDLDRFHFQVLRADNRRIHLLEMTFRDSQESVPPASEADT, translated from the coding sequence ATGAACGACGAACGATCCGAACCAAGCCCTAAATCGTGGCTGGAACGTTTAAGCCTCGCCCTGATGGGCGAACCCAAGGACCGGGATGCACTGATGGGTATGTTGCGCGACGCGCAACAACGAGAGTTGCTGGACATCGACGCCCTGACCATGATGGAAGGCGTCATAAAGGTGTCGGAACTCCAGGTGCGGGATGTGATGATTCCCCGCGCGCAAATGGTCATTCTGGAGAATGATTGGAGCCTGGAACGGCTCATCGCCGAAATCGTCGAATCCGGCCATTCCCGCTTGCCGGTTATTGACGAAAACAAGGACAACATCATCGGCATCCTGATCGTCAAGGATTTACTCGCACACGCCTTCGACCGGCGTGAGGATTTTAACCTGAACGCCTTGCTCCGCCCCGCCAAGTTCATTCCCGAAAGCAAACGACTCAATACGCTGCTCAAAGAATTTCGCGGCAATCGCCTGCACATGGCGATTGTCGTTGACGAGTACGGCGGGGTAGCGGGTTTGGTCACCATTGAGGATGTGCTGGAGGAGATCGTTGGCGAGATCGACGATGAGCATGACATTGAGGAAGAAGGCGCTTTCATTCGTCCGCAAGGCGAAGCCTTTGTCGTCAAGGCGCTGACCCCGGTTGAAGATTTCAACAAGTATTTTCACGCCCAATTAAGCGATGAACGAGCGGATACGGTTGGCGGATTGGTGATGACCGAGTTAGGCCGCTTACCTAAAGGCGGCGAGAGTGTTGACCTGGATCGTTTCCATTTTCAGGTGCTGCGTGCGGATAATCGGCGGATTCATCTGCTGGAGATGACCTTTCGGGACAGTCAGGAATCCGTACCGCCTGCTTCTGAGGCGGATACTTGA
- a CDS encoding TIGR01458 family HAD-type hydrolase, whose amino-acid sequence MIHGALFDLEGVLYIGDYPLPGSREALLSLQAAGIPMRFITNSTRLTRDAIVDRLAHMGLEVEIEHLFTPVVAARDYLIARQLTPHLLVHPDIEDEFADLLGPAPGAVLLGDAGPGFTYEALNQCFRLLLDGMPLLAMGSNRYFREGNDLSLDIGPFMAALEYAAELEAVVLGKPSTEFFLAAVNSLGLPPHDVLMVGDDAEMDVCGALAAGLRGALVRTGKYRHGDEPKVEPRGGRVFDDLDAVVDYIL is encoded by the coding sequence ATGATCCACGGCGCTCTGTTTGATCTGGAAGGTGTGTTGTACATTGGCGACTATCCCTTGCCTGGCTCCCGCGAAGCCTTGCTGAGCTTGCAGGCCGCCGGCATTCCGATGCGCTTTATCACTAACAGTACCCGACTGACCCGCGACGCCATCGTTGACCGATTGGCGCACATGGGACTGGAAGTCGAGATCGAGCACCTGTTCACCCCGGTGGTCGCCGCCCGTGACTATTTGATCGCTCGCCAACTGACTCCACACCTGCTGGTCCACCCCGATATTGAGGATGAGTTCGCCGATCTGCTGGGGCCAGCGCCCGGCGCAGTGCTGCTGGGCGACGCCGGTCCCGGCTTTACTTATGAAGCGCTTAATCAATGCTTTCGGTTGTTGCTGGACGGTATGCCCCTGCTGGCGATGGGTTCCAACCGCTACTTTCGGGAAGGCAACGACCTAAGCCTGGATATTGGCCCTTTTATGGCGGCGCTGGAATACGCCGCCGAACTGGAGGCAGTGGTATTGGGCAAACCATCGACCGAGTTTTTCCTGGCGGCTGTCAATAGCCTGGGCCTGCCGCCGCACGATGTGCTGATGGTGGGCGATGACGCGGAAATGGATGTTTGCGGCGCGTTGGCTGCCGGGTTGCGCGGCGCGCTGGTGCGCACCGGCAAATACCGTCATGGCGATGAACCCAAGGTCGAACCCCGAGGCGGGCGCGTGTTCGATGATCTGGACGCGGTCGTCGATTACATTCTCTAA